In Pleurocapsa sp. PCC 7319, the following are encoded in one genomic region:
- a CDS encoding type II toxin-antitoxin system PemK/MazF family toxin produces the protein MSVQRGEIVRINLNPTSGREQQGKARPCLVISNTKFNHRRKMVIVLPITNTVKPQIKTLVPLPDNLSITGSVDTEQVRNLDLSDRWWKTTGVVLDRDLTDYMVGMLTTLLSC, from the coding sequence TTGAGCGTTCAAAGAGGAGAGATCGTTAGAATCAATCTCAATCCAACTTCAGGTAGAGAACAACAGGGAAAAGCCAGACCTTGCTTGGTTATTAGCAACACCAAGTTCAATCATCGGCGTAAGATGGTTATTGTTTTACCCATAACTAACACAGTTAAACCCCAAATTAAAACTTTAGTGCCGTTGCCAGATAATTTATCTATTACAGGCTCGGTTGATACCGAACAGGTACGAAATTTAGATCTAAGCGATCGCTGGTGGAAAACTACTGGTGTTGTTCTTGATCGAGATTTGACTGATTATATGGTGGGAATGCTAACAACTTTACTTAGTTGTTAA
- a CDS encoding DUF2834 domain-containing protein → MQLIYSILSILGFVLPYSQLTPFFAENGLNLPLFWSQLFANQISSLFGFDLFISSLVFWIFMLREGMKLHMKYLWIYIVLNLIVGLSFALPLFLWMRVRHLARQHPGALI, encoded by the coding sequence ATGCAATTAATCTATTCAATCTTATCAATACTCGGTTTTGTGCTGCCTTATTCGCAATTGACACCTTTTTTTGCTGAGAACGGTTTGAATTTACCGTTGTTTTGGTCACAATTATTTGCTAATCAGATCTCCAGTTTATTTGGCTTCGATTTGTTTATTTCTTCCCTAGTGTTTTGGATATTTATGCTCAGAGAAGGAATGAAGTTACACATGAAATATCTCTGGATTTATATTGTTTTGAATTTGATAGTTGGTTTGTCTTTTGCTCTTCCTTTATTTCTGTGGATGCGAGTACGTCACTTAGCTAGACAACACCCAGGAGCATTAATATGA
- the ndhC gene encoding photosynthetic/respiratory NAD(P)H-quinone oxidoreductase subunit C gives MFVLNGYEYFLGFLLICSAVPALALTASKLLRPGEGGPERQTTYESGMEPMGGAWIQFNIRYYMFALVFVVFDVETVFLYPWAVAFNRLGLLAFVEALIFIAILVVALVYAWRKGALEWS, from the coding sequence TTGTTTGTTCTCAATGGTTATGAATATTTTCTGGGTTTCTTGCTTATCTGTAGCGCAGTTCCAGCCTTAGCTTTGACTGCCTCAAAGTTATTAAGACCCGGCGAAGGTGGTCCAGAACGGCAAACAACCTACGAATCTGGCATGGAACCCATGGGTGGAGCTTGGATTCAATTTAATATCCGCTATTATATGTTTGCCCTGGTTTTCGTCGTCTTCGATGTAGAAACAGTATTTTTATATCCTTGGGCGGTAGCTTTCAATCGTCTAGGATTGCTAGCATTTGTAGAGGCCCTAATTTTTATTGCCATTTTGGTAGTTGCCTTAGTATATGCATGGAGAAAAGGAGCTTTGGAGTGGTCATGA
- a CDS encoding NADH dehydrogenase subunit K: MNSKTFEQQQTEKILNPINPTKVTQDLSENVILTTVDDLYNWAKLSSLWPMLYGTACCFIEFAALIGSRFDFDRYGLVPRSSPRQSDLIITAGTITMKMAPALVRLYEEMPEPKYVIAMGACTITGGMFSSDSTTAVRGVDKLIPVDLYIPGCPPRPEAIFDAIIKLRKKVSNEALQERAAVLEQTHRYYSTRHDMKAVEPILTGTYVQSEARQAPPKELAEAMGMPLPAIESAAQEEVERG; this comes from the coding sequence ATGAATTCCAAAACATTTGAACAACAGCAAACAGAGAAAATTCTCAATCCAATTAATCCGACAAAAGTAACTCAAGATTTATCGGAAAATGTCATCTTAACTACAGTAGATGATCTTTACAACTGGGCAAAGCTATCTAGTTTATGGCCGATGCTTTATGGTACAGCCTGTTGTTTTATCGAATTTGCGGCTTTAATTGGCTCTAGATTTGATTTTGACCGCTATGGCTTAGTACCGCGTTCAAGTCCCCGTCAGTCGGATTTGATTATCACCGCTGGTACAATCACCATGAAAATGGCTCCAGCATTGGTTCGTCTTTATGAAGAGATGCCTGAACCTAAGTACGTAATTGCTATGGGAGCTTGCACAATCACTGGGGGAATGTTTAGCAGCGATTCTACTACTGCCGTTAGAGGGGTAGATAAACTTATTCCTGTAGATTTATATATTCCCGGCTGTCCTCCTCGTCCCGAAGCTATTTTTGATGCCATTATCAAGCTACGCAAAAAAGTTTCTAACGAAGCTCTACAAGAGCGAGCAGCAGTTTTAGAACAGACTCATCGCTACTACAGCACCAGACATGACATGAAAGCTGTTGAGCCAATCTTAACTGGAACGTATGTCCAATCTGAAGCTCGTCAAGCACCACCGAAAGAACTAGCAGAAGCGATGGGAATGCCTTTACCTGCCATCGAATCAGCAGCACAAGAGGAGGTGGAACGTGGCTGA
- a CDS encoding NAD(P)H-quinone oxidoreductase subunit J, producing the protein MADPTNENQNSEENSTASELVVAGVTSTWLTENGFDNEALAPDTSNVEMIKVEADLLLPIATALYAYGYNYLQCQGAYDLGPGKELVSFYHLIKVGDNVEQAQEVRLKVFLPRDNPKVPSVYWIWKAADWQERESFDMFGIVYEGHPNLKRILMNEDWVGWPLRKDYVSPDFYELQDAY; encoded by the coding sequence GTGGCTGATCCTACTAATGAAAATCAAAATTCCGAAGAAAATTCTACAGCATCAGAGTTAGTCGTTGCTGGTGTAACTTCTACTTGGTTGACAGAAAATGGCTTCGATAATGAAGCTCTAGCTCCCGACACTTCTAACGTAGAAATGATTAAGGTCGAGGCAGATTTATTATTGCCGATCGCCACTGCTTTATATGCTTATGGATATAATTATCTTCAGTGCCAAGGTGCTTACGATTTAGGACCAGGGAAGGAGCTAGTTAGCTTTTATCATTTAATTAAAGTTGGCGATAATGTCGAGCAAGCTCAAGAAGTTCGTTTAAAAGTTTTTCTTCCCAGAGATAATCCGAAGGTTCCTTCTGTCTACTGGATTTGGAAAGCAGCAGACTGGCAAGAACGTGAAAGCTTTGATATGTTCGGTATTGTCTACGAAGGACACCCTAACCTCAAGCGTATTTTAATGAACGAAGATTGGGTAGGTTGGCCTCTGCGGAAAGATTATGTATCTCCCGATTTTTATGAGCTACAGGATGCTTATTAA
- a CDS encoding DUF928 domain-containing protein translates to MKLFNKNTFSTKSNNNLGSLSFLTVLGCLLTTVAINFASGHHAIADVNNNINTANVPNCNYRLTGSEHPTFWFYLPKTNAQQIILSIKEEGINPYWQQSINLTGETGIIGIKLSDDAPTLEIGKNYQWEVILVGDDGPNAKEPVVSDWIKRVDESKVIDSQSSAKTNVNKTDV, encoded by the coding sequence ATGAAACTCTTCAACAAAAATACCTTTTCCACAAAATCAAACAATAATTTAGGTTCGCTCTCTTTTTTAACTGTATTGGGATGTTTGTTAACAACAGTTGCGATCAACTTTGCTAGTGGGCATCACGCGATCGCTGATGTTAATAATAATATCAATACTGCTAATGTACCTAATTGCAACTATAGGTTAACAGGCTCTGAGCATCCTACTTTTTGGTTTTATTTACCTAAAACTAATGCACAGCAAATAATTTTAAGTATTAAAGAAGAAGGTATAAATCCTTATTGGCAACAATCAATTAATCTGACAGGAGAAACTGGGATAATTGGGATTAAGTTATCAGATGATGCCCCTACCCTAGAAATTGGTAAAAACTATCAATGGGAAGTAATCTTAGTTGGCGATGATGGTCCAAATGCGAAAGAGCCAGTTGTTAGTGATTGGATTAAGCGAGTTGATGAATCTAAAGTGATTGATTCTCAGTCGTCAGCAAAAACAAATGTGAACAAGACTGACGTGTAG
- a CDS encoding amidohydrolase, whose protein sequence is MNNYHKTKRRDFLKLALAAGFSTYFLDRGKSWGQNPPDTSNKADLILHNARIATQDDRRSFAEALAIRDNRFLAVGTEKEIMAYRGDNTQVIDLNRRTVIPGINDSHTHLIRGGLNYNMELRWDGVPSLADALRMLKEQARRTPAPQWVRVIGGWSEFQFAEKRMPTLAEVNAVSQDVPVFILHLYDRAMLNGAALRALKIDRNTIPPPNSVIEKDSNGNPTGMLIAKPNATILYAAIAQGPVLGLEDQINSSRHYMREMNRLGITSVIDAGGGGQNYPDDYQIIDRLHKEGLMTVRIAYNLFTQNPGEEKADFERWINIANPGQGDDFYRLNGAGEMLVFSAADFEDFTEPRPDLAAKMETELTDVIQLLAENKWPFRLHATYDESISRFLNVFENVNREVPFTGMHWILDHAETISDRNIERVKALGGGIAVQHRMAYQGEYFMERYGTKATAHTPPIKKMLAMDLPVSGGTDGTRVASYNPWVGLYWLVAGKTVGGTTIYPEANRLDRLEALGLYTTAAAWFDNQEGNKGAIVPGQLADLAVLSEDYFSIPENRIKHLESVLTIVDGKPVYATEEFSNLSPQPLPVSPNWSPVKYFGGYHNDSKISFISPTPSKQTASIIANSQSQQHLGLSSLSMPGSLSRFWGGLACACCY, encoded by the coding sequence ATGAATAATTACCATAAAACAAAAAGACGGGATTTTTTAAAACTGGCTTTGGCTGCGGGATTTTCAACTTATTTTCTGGATCGAGGAAAATCTTGGGGGCAGAATCCTCCAGATACCAGTAATAAAGCAGATTTAATTCTTCACAATGCTCGTATTGCCACCCAAGACGACAGACGCTCCTTTGCCGAAGCTTTAGCTATTCGAGATAATCGCTTTCTAGCTGTAGGGACGGAAAAGGAAATCATGGCATATCGGGGAGATAATACCCAAGTTATCGATCTCAATCGCCGTACTGTAATTCCTGGCATTAATGACAGTCATACTCACTTGATTCGCGGTGGTTTAAATTACAATATGGAACTGCGTTGGGATGGTGTGCCTTCTTTGGCTGATGCGCTACGAATGCTCAAAGAACAAGCTAGGAGAACTCCCGCACCGCAATGGGTAAGAGTAATTGGTGGTTGGAGTGAGTTTCAGTTTGCTGAGAAAAGAATGCCCACCCTAGCAGAAGTTAATGCAGTTTCCCAAGATGTACCCGTCTTTATTCTCCATCTTTATGATCGCGCTATGCTCAACGGGGCAGCTTTGAGGGCTTTAAAAATTGATCGCAACACCATACCCCCTCCTAATTCTGTTATTGAAAAAGACAGTAACGGTAATCCTACAGGAATGCTAATCGCCAAACCCAATGCCACCATTTTATATGCTGCGATCGCCCAAGGACCAGTTTTAGGTTTAGAAGACCAGATTAACTCTAGCCGTCATTATATGCGGGAGATGAACCGTCTGGGCATTACTAGCGTTATCGACGCTGGTGGTGGGGGACAAAACTATCCCGATGATTACCAGATTATAGATCGCCTCCACAAAGAAGGCTTGATGACAGTGAGGATTGCTTACAACCTATTTACCCAAAACCCAGGGGAGGAAAAAGCCGATTTTGAACGCTGGATTAATATCGCTAATCCAGGACAGGGAGATGATTTTTATCGCCTCAATGGTGCGGGAGAGATGTTAGTTTTCTCCGCTGCGGATTTTGAAGATTTTACCGAACCCCGTCCCGATCTTGCTGCCAAAATGGAAACTGAATTAACGGATGTGATTCAACTCCTAGCAGAAAATAAGTGGCCCTTTAGACTCCACGCTACCTACGACGAATCAATTTCTCGTTTTTTAAATGTCTTTGAAAACGTTAACCGTGAAGTTCCCTTTACGGGTATGCACTGGATTTTAGACCACGCGGAAACCATTAGCGATCGCAATATCGAGCGGGTTAAAGCTTTGGGAGGAGGCATTGCCGTTCAACACCGCATGGCTTATCAAGGGGAATATTTTATGGAGCGTTATGGTACTAAAGCGACAGCTCATACTCCACCAATTAAAAAGATGCTGGCAATGGATTTGCCCGTATCAGGAGGAACGGACGGCACGAGAGTTGCCAGCTACAATCCTTGGGTAGGTTTGTATTGGTTAGTTGCGGGTAAAACAGTCGGAGGAACAACTATCTATCCCGAAGCCAATCGCCTTGATCGCCTGGAAGCTCTTGGATTATACACTACTGCTGCTGCTTGGTTTGACAATCAAGAAGGGAATAAAGGCGCGATCGTTCCAGGTCAATTAGCAGACTTAGCGGTACTATCGGAAGACTATTTCTCTATACCCGAAAACAGAATCAAACACCTCGAATCAGTTTTAACTATTGTTGATGGTAAACCCGTTTATGCTACCGAAGAATTTAGCAATCTTTCTCCGCAACCTCTACCCGTAAGCCCAAATTGGTCGCCTGTTAAATATTTTGGTGGTTATCACAACGACTCAAAGATTAGTTTTATCTCTCCGACTCCCTCAAAACAAACAGCTTCTATTATTGCTAATTCTCAGAGTCAGCAGCATTTAGGTTTATCTTCTCTAAGTATGCCAGGCAGCCTATCTCGTTTTTGGGGTGGTTTAGCTTGCGCCTGTTGCTATTAG
- a CDS encoding nitroreductase family protein, with protein MKTENQLQPQLSLTEAIKTRRAARAFRSDPIADGVLESILRLGLQSPSGYNLQPWRFIVVKEQANKDKLRACAFDQPQVSQAPVVVICCGDRRVNNTEYIEEIIQIGTSAGGVNEKYADYMRGAIPQLFEYQPSFKSMEAWTNRHTMLAVAYLTIVAKAFGVDSCPMEGFVTAQVKEAFDIPEEVDVCCLLPLGYADEPIKKYGGRFSTERVCYGESFGRAL; from the coding sequence ATGAAAACCGAAAATCAACTACAACCCCAACTTAGTCTTACTGAAGCTATTAAAACTCGCCGTGCTGCTCGTGCTTTTCGCTCCGATCCCATTGCCGATGGGGTTCTAGAATCAATTCTTCGTTTGGGCTTACAGTCCCCATCTGGATATAATTTACAACCCTGGAGATTTATTGTGGTCAAAGAACAAGCTAATAAAGATAAATTAAGAGCCTGTGCTTTCGACCAACCTCAAGTATCCCAAGCACCTGTAGTCGTAATCTGTTGTGGAGATCGCCGTGTTAATAATACCGAATATATTGAAGAAATTATTCAAATAGGAACATCGGCAGGGGGAGTCAATGAAAAATACGCCGACTATATGCGCGGTGCAATTCCTCAGCTATTTGAGTATCAGCCCTCTTTTAAATCGATGGAAGCTTGGACAAATCGTCACACGATGTTAGCTGTAGCTTACTTAACGATCGTCGCTAAAGCTTTTGGAGTCGATTCTTGTCCCATGGAAGGCTTTGTGACGGCACAAGTAAAGGAAGCATTTGATATTCCTGAGGAAGTAGATGTTTGTTGCTTGTTGCCTTTGGGATATGCAGATGAGCCGATCAAAAAATATGGTGGCAGATTTAGTACAGAGCGTGTTTGCTACGGAGAAAGTTTTGGTCGCGCTCTGTAA
- a CDS encoding Crp/Fnr family transcriptional regulator has protein sequence MNLSVPNSLPSPLPDCASYQNLVAGQVLFHHRDSAEYIFALEVGRIQLVRYTCDGNMVVFQIVRATESFAESALFTELYHCNAIVEVPSRVIRYPKTIVGEVLQNNPDLALNFLRRQDRKSQSLKKLLELRSIRSARDRILQYLLFSAYPGETRVVFDRTYKDIATELGLSSETLYRNLSELERLGFIARRGREIELSIPET, from the coding sequence ATGAATTTATCAGTACCCAATAGTCTTCCCTCGCCTTTGCCAGATTGCGCTAGCTATCAAAATCTCGTTGCAGGACAGGTACTTTTTCATCATCGAGATTCCGCCGAGTATATTTTTGCCCTCGAAGTCGGACGAATCCAGCTAGTACGTTATACTTGCGATGGAAACATGGTTGTTTTTCAGATAGTTAGGGCAACGGAAAGCTTTGCCGAGTCTGCATTATTTACGGAACTTTACCACTGTAATGCGATTGTTGAAGTTCCTTCCCGCGTGATTCGTTATCCCAAAACTATTGTCGGGGAAGTCTTACAAAATAACCCCGATCTGGCTTTAAATTTTTTACGAAGACAAGATCGCAAAAGCCAATCTCTGAAGAAACTATTGGAGTTACGGAGTATTCGTTCGGCACGAGATCGCATTCTACAGTATTTGTTGTTCTCGGCTTATCCAGGTGAAACTAGAGTCGTTTTTGATCGCACCTACAAAGATATTGCTACTGAGTTGGGTTTGAGTTCGGAAACTCTATACCGTAACCTTTCAGAGTTAGAAAGATTGGGTTTTATCGCTCGTCGCGGTAGAGAAATCGAGTTATCGATTCCCGAAACATGA
- a CDS encoding pirin family protein, with product MITVRPAQDRGNANFGWLDSRHTFSFGSYYDPNHMGFSSLRVINEDKVKPGQGFGTHSHRDMEIISYVLEGELAHKDSIGNGSVIRPGDVQRMSAGTGIAHSEFNAFNIDLVHFLQIWILPKQGGIEPSYEQKHFDVAERQGQLRLVASPDGRNNSVTIHQDTDLYVATLNNGDRVNYSANSNRSLWIQIAKGGIEVNGRVLNGGDGAAIAEETEISLSATTDNTEILLFDLA from the coding sequence ATGATTACAGTTCGTCCAGCTCAAGATAGAGGTAATGCTAACTTTGGTTGGCTCGATAGCAGACATACTTTTTCTTTTGGTAGCTATTACGACCCCAATCACATGGGCTTTTCCAGTCTGCGAGTGATTAACGAAGATAAAGTCAAACCAGGACAAGGTTTTGGTACTCACAGTCATCGAGACATGGAAATTATTTCTTACGTTTTAGAAGGAGAACTAGCCCATAAGGACAGTATTGGTAACGGTTCGGTAATTCGTCCTGGAGACGTACAAAGGATGTCGGCTGGTACGGGTATCGCTCACAGTGAATTTAACGCTTTTAATATCGACCTCGTTCACTTTTTGCAAATTTGGATTCTACCAAAGCAAGGAGGAATTGAGCCCAGCTACGAACAAAAACATTTTGATGTCGCCGAAAGACAAGGGCAATTAAGACTGGTAGCTTCGCCTGATGGTAGAAATAATTCAGTAACAATTCATCAAGATACTGATCTTTACGTTGCTACTCTCAATAACGGCGATCGCGTTAACTATAGTGCCAACAGTAATAGATCTTTGTGGATACAAATAGCCAAAGGTGGAATAGAGGTAAACGGTCGAGTTCTCAATGGCGGTGATGGTGCTGCAATTGCGGAAGAAACAGAAATTTCTCTTTCTGCCACTACAGATAATACCGAAATCTTGTTGTTCGATTTAGCCTAG
- a CDS encoding glycosyltransferase: protein MKVLHVIPSLSPTLGGPTQVALQIVKSLRHQGIDAEIVTTNYDETKLLDVPLNQCVEYQDVPVWFLPAFPHPFKEYIFSSALTRWLWQNIDRYDILDNHYLFSYASTCAGAIARCQKVPYTVRTQGQLSSWALKQSSLKKQFYTAIIERHNLNQAAAIHCTTLEEVEDLKKFGIKTPTITLPLGVDPPEQISSASAELHNLYNIPQEKLIILFLSRLHYKKRPNLLINSLNKIVAQNNNFHLIMAGSGEADYLNYLQKLVHKHQLTNHITFTGFITGRNKHLLLQGSDIFVLPSYSENFGIAVAEAMVAGLPVIITPGVQIAPEIATADAGIIIEDEAGLTNAITQLLNSEAMRSRLGKNAMVLANDKYAWKGIVSQLICSYQEIVNTLMSLSEISY from the coding sequence ATGAAAGTGCTTCACGTTATTCCCTCCCTTAGCCCTACTTTAGGTGGTCCAACTCAAGTAGCTCTACAAATTGTCAAATCCCTGAGACATCAAGGAATCGATGCCGAAATTGTCACGACCAACTACGATGAAACAAAACTACTAGATGTTCCTCTCAACCAATGTGTAGAGTATCAGGATGTTCCCGTTTGGTTTTTGCCAGCCTTTCCTCATCCCTTCAAAGAATATATCTTTTCTTCTGCCTTAACTAGATGGCTTTGGCAAAATATTGATCGCTACGACATCCTAGATAACCATTATCTATTTTCTTACGCTTCTACCTGTGCTGGTGCGATCGCCCGTTGTCAAAAGGTCCCCTACACTGTACGTACTCAAGGACAATTAAGCTCCTGGGCATTAAAGCAAAGTTCTTTAAAAAAGCAATTCTACACAGCCATTATTGAACGCCATAATTTGAACCAAGCTGCGGCTATTCATTGCACGACTTTGGAAGAAGTTGAAGATTTAAAGAAGTTCGGGATCAAAACACCTACTATTACTCTTCCTTTAGGAGTAGACCCCCCAGAACAAATATCATCAGCTAGCGCAGAATTACATAATCTATACAATATCCCGCAAGAAAAACTAATTATTCTCTTTTTATCCCGTCTTCATTATAAAAAACGTCCTAATCTTTTAATTAATTCCCTTAATAAAATAGTCGCTCAAAATAACAATTTCCATTTAATTATGGCTGGCTCTGGAGAAGCTGATTATCTCAATTATCTTCAAAAGTTAGTCCACAAACATCAATTAACCAACCATATTACTTTTACTGGGTTCATAACAGGTAGAAATAAACATCTTCTCTTGCAAGGTTCAGATATATTTGTTCTCCCATCCTATTCCGAAAACTTCGGTATTGCCGTGGCTGAAGCTATGGTAGCAGGATTACCCGTAATTATTACCCCAGGAGTACAAATAGCACCAGAAATAGCAACAGCTGATGCAGGAATAATCATTGAAGATGAAGCAGGATTAACCAATGCAATTACTCAATTATTAAATTCCGAAGCAATGCGATCGCGCTTAGGGAAAAATGCAATGGTACTAGCTAATGACAAATACGCTTGGAAGGGAATTGTTAGTCAACTTATCTGTTCTTATCAGGAGATTGTTAACACTCTTATGTCACTCTCCGAGATTTCCTATTAA
- a CDS encoding glycosyltransferase family 4 protein, translating to MPKLLVLTYIPSPYQVELFNAIALSGKFNLQVAYLYARCEAAIASQWQQFNIKHNYLILNDCPEYYQQLEQNIDSSDLIIFNYYRHPRISNLIAHCISFNKPWCFWGERPGFKHSGLLGKLYRRWKLAKLHQSSVAIWGVGTWGVEGYRREFGDRRSYFNLPYFSDLSRFPNSSTTVSNSNSNQRVFLYSGALIKRKGVDLLAAAFCRLAEQFKHIRLHLLGEGDLRRSLEHKLTEYHQQVQFFGFQSWDKLPYYYQQADILCVPSRYDGWGLVVPEGLAAGLPVISTRRTGAAIDLIKDGSNGWLIDTNDSESLYQAMYQAVTLSPSELANYSQAASDRALEHSLEHGVQRFQQAATETIKEFYIDNSPKQNNIQITFTAGVRGGRNVPARGSGGKFPQ from the coding sequence ATGCCTAAGCTTTTAGTTCTGACCTACATACCATCACCCTATCAGGTAGAGCTATTCAATGCGATCGCTTTATCAGGTAAATTCAACTTACAGGTTGCTTATCTATATGCTCGTTGTGAAGCGGCGATCGCAAGTCAATGGCAACAGTTTAATATTAAGCATAACTATTTAATTTTGAATGATTGTCCTGAGTATTATCAACAGCTTGAACAAAATATAGACTCTAGTGATTTAATTATTTTTAACTACTATCGTCATCCCCGTATTAGTAATTTAATTGCTCACTGCATTAGCTTTAATAAACCCTGGTGTTTTTGGGGAGAACGTCCGGGGTTTAAACATTCAGGATTACTGGGTAAGTTATATCGTCGCTGGAAGTTAGCTAAATTACATCAGTCATCAGTAGCAATTTGGGGTGTAGGAACATGGGGCGTAGAGGGATATCGTCGAGAATTTGGTGATCGCCGTTCCTATTTTAATCTGCCCTATTTTTCCGATCTCAGCCGTTTTCCTAACTCTTCTACCACAGTCAGTAACTCTAACAGCAACCAAAGAGTCTTTTTATACTCAGGGGCATTAATTAAACGCAAGGGAGTAGATCTTTTAGCAGCTGCTTTTTGTCGATTAGCAGAGCAATTTAAACACATTAGGTTACATCTATTAGGAGAGGGGGATTTGCGACGGAGTTTAGAACATAAACTTACTGAGTATCATCAACAAGTACAGTTTTTTGGCTTTCAATCTTGGGATAAATTGCCTTATTACTATCAACAAGCCGATATCCTCTGTGTCCCTTCCCGATACGATGGTTGGGGTTTGGTAGTCCCCGAAGGACTTGCAGCAGGTCTCCCTGTAATCAGTACTAGGCGCACAGGAGCAGCAATAGATCTAATCAAAGATGGTAGTAATGGCTGGCTGATTGATACCAATGATTCAGAGTCTTTATATCAGGCTATGTATCAAGCTGTAACCCTCTCCCCTTCAGAGTTAGCCAACTATTCTCAAGCTGCAAGCGATCGCGCCCTAGAACACTCCTTAGAACATGGAGTACAAAGATTTCAACAAGCAGCAACAGAAACCATTAAGGAATTCTATATAGATAATTCTCCAAAGCAGAATAACATTCAAATAACTTTTACGGCAGGGGTGCGGGGAGGTCGTAACGTCCCCGCCAGGGGGTCTGGGGGAAAGTTCCCCCAGTAG